A region from the Polaribacter sp. Hel1_33_78 genome encodes:
- a CDS encoding GlsB/YeaQ/YmgE family stress response membrane protein, with amino-acid sequence MGIVYTIIIGAICGYIADALMKNNGYGLVINIIIGIAGSYIGGWAFAQLGLTINVGHTILNQIIIGAVGAIIILFILGLIRGGRNRGRRNR; translated from the coding sequence ATGGGAATCGTATATACAATAATTATTGGTGCTATTTGTGGATATATCGCTGATGCTCTTATGAAAAACAATGGCTATGGTTTAGTCATAAATATTATCATAGGTATTGCTGGTAGTTATATTGGAGGTTGGGCTTTTGCTCAATTAGGATTGACCATTAATGTTGGCCATACTATTCTAAATCAGATTATTATTGGTGCTGTTGGCGCTATTATTATTTTATTTATTCTTGGGCTTATTAGGGGAGGAAGAAATAGAGGAAGAAGAAATCGTTAA